A window of the Dyadobacter pollutisoli genome harbors these coding sequences:
- a CDS encoding glycoside hydrolase, which translates to MRQYFKPLFLFSFHLSITACSANDPTDKKQPENPAAITISIDPSKTYQTIAHFGASDAWSCQFVGNWPDSKKNGIADLLFSRDTVANGQPKGIGLSLWRFNIGAGTAEQGAASGIRDEWRRAESFLNNDGTYNWDKQAGQVWFLKAAKERGVNEFLAFPNSPPVQFTTNHKGYADGGKPNLSAEQFDKFATFMADVTAGIQKKTGILFNHISPVNEPQWDWSDGGQEGTPFYNNEIAGIARSLSSALIKKQLTTQINVAEAGQIDYLTGQSNKQGRDDQINAFFNKTSADYIGILPNLTQAISGHSYFTTSPYKSAAAKRQQVYGSLKSVSGLQYWMSEYCILGDNEGEIKGEGKDLGIDPALYIAKVIHNDLVNTNASAWHWWIAISPYNYKDGLIYIDKNKTDGDFKSSKMLWALGNYSRFIRPGAVRVDVKGISENEKLLVSSYKNTNSQLVTVIINQENAPVQMTLKLGTGKAAKTKMYQTSATDELQPVHQLNSNSDITVAAKSILTVVSDM; encoded by the coding sequence ATGCGACAATACTTTAAACCTCTTTTCCTATTTAGCTTTCATTTATCCATTACGGCCTGCTCGGCAAACGATCCTACCGACAAAAAGCAACCTGAGAACCCGGCGGCCATCACCATTTCCATAGATCCTTCCAAAACGTACCAAACGATCGCACATTTCGGTGCTTCCGATGCCTGGTCATGCCAGTTTGTAGGTAACTGGCCGGATTCCAAAAAAAATGGCATTGCCGATCTGCTTTTTAGTCGGGATACGGTGGCTAACGGACAACCCAAAGGCATCGGGCTTTCACTATGGCGGTTCAATATTGGCGCAGGTACTGCCGAGCAGGGTGCGGCCAGCGGTATCAGGGACGAATGGCGGCGTGCAGAGTCTTTTCTCAACAATGACGGTACTTATAACTGGGACAAACAGGCAGGCCAGGTCTGGTTTTTGAAAGCAGCCAAAGAGCGCGGTGTCAATGAGTTTCTGGCATTCCCGAATAGTCCGCCGGTACAGTTTACTACGAATCACAAAGGTTATGCGGACGGCGGAAAGCCAAATCTGTCCGCTGAGCAGTTCGATAAATTCGCAACATTTATGGCGGACGTAACCGCTGGCATACAGAAGAAAACCGGTATTTTGTTCAACCACATCAGCCCGGTGAATGAGCCTCAATGGGATTGGAGCGACGGCGGACAGGAAGGGACACCATTTTACAATAATGAAATCGCCGGTATCGCCAGATCCCTCAGCAGCGCTTTGATCAAAAAGCAATTGACTACCCAAATCAATGTTGCTGAGGCGGGGCAGATTGATTATCTGACCGGACAAAGCAACAAGCAAGGGCGGGACGACCAGATCAATGCTTTTTTCAATAAAACCTCCGCTGACTATATAGGTATCCTTCCCAATTTAACACAGGCTATATCAGGCCACAGCTACTTCACCACCTCGCCTTATAAAAGCGCTGCCGCCAAAAGACAGCAGGTTTATGGATCATTAAAATCCGTTTCGGGATTGCAATACTGGATGTCGGAATACTGCATTCTGGGTGACAATGAGGGTGAGATCAAAGGAGAAGGTAAAGACCTGGGCATTGATCCGGCTTTGTATATAGCCAAAGTAATTCATAATGACCTGGTCAACACCAATGCTTCGGCCTGGCACTGGTGGATCGCCATTTCGCCCTACAACTATAAGGACGGCTTGATTTACATTGATAAAAATAAAACGGATGGGGATTTCAAATCTTCTAAAATGCTGTGGGCGCTAGGAAATTACAGCAGGTTTATCCGTCCGGGGGCTGTTCGCGTAGACGTTAAAGGAATTTCGGAGAACGAAAAACTGCTTGTTTCTTCCTATAAAAACACCAATAGTCAGCTGGTTACTGTCATTATCAACCAGGAAAATGCGCCTGTTCAAATGACCCTGAAACTGGGTACCGGCAAAGCAGCCAAAACCAAAATGTACCAGACTTCGGCTACCGATGAGCTGCAACCCGTGCATCAGCTAAATAGTAATTCTGACATCACAGTCGCAGCAAAAAGCATTTTGACCGTGGTTTCTGATATGTAA
- a CDS encoding NUDIX domain-containing protein, whose amino-acid sequence MRVITTENNWKTLSTETVYENAWLELSHRDVINPSGNKGIYGLVKFKNQAIGVIPIDEEGNIYLVGQFRYAIDEYSWEIPEGGGLLGTDALDAAKRELKEETGLVAGKWTKLARIHTSNSATNEEGFLYIAEELTQMDAEPEDTEDLQVRKVHLKEAVDMVMRSEITDSLSVCAILMTARQKGI is encoded by the coding sequence ATGCGGGTTATAACCACAGAAAATAATTGGAAAACACTTTCTACCGAAACCGTCTATGAAAACGCCTGGCTGGAACTCAGTCACCGTGACGTGATTAACCCGTCTGGTAACAAGGGTATTTATGGTTTGGTAAAATTCAAAAATCAGGCCATTGGTGTGATCCCGATTGACGAGGAAGGAAATATATATCTGGTAGGACAGTTTCGCTACGCGATCGACGAATACTCCTGGGAAATTCCGGAAGGCGGCGGCCTACTGGGAACAGATGCATTGGATGCTGCAAAACGCGAACTGAAAGAAGAAACAGGTCTGGTTGCCGGTAAATGGACCAAACTGGCGCGCATTCACACTTCCAATTCTGCAACCAATGAAGAGGGATTCCTTTACATTGCCGAAGAACTCACGCAAATGGATGCGGAACCCGAGGACACCGAAGATTTGCAGGTTAGAAAGGTACATCTGAAAGAAGCGGTGGACATGGTCATGCGGTCGGAAATCACGGATTCTCTGTCGGTATGCGCCATTTTGATGACGGCAAGGCAGAAAGGTATCTGA
- a CDS encoding LysE family translocator, with protein MLQSLFYGTLTGIALCLTFGTVFFSLVQNSVDNGYRTGIKIAFGVFVCDIIFVFFAIFGTSLLPDIPDFKKWMAAAGVVFLLILGLNNLVRGQPKIAYPQTRFGNLLYYFTTGFLLNGLNPVNFISWVTIASYIRTNLHYDLNQVMLFFAASVVAVFLVESAIAVFAHRLKRIFTPRVVTIFNKTTGVVFILIACQIAYANFLK; from the coding sequence ATGCTGCAATCTCTTTTCTATGGAACACTGACGGGAATAGCGTTGTGCCTGACTTTCGGTACCGTATTTTTTTCATTGGTTCAAAACAGCGTCGACAATGGTTACCGCACGGGGATCAAGATCGCCTTCGGGGTCTTTGTCTGCGACATCATTTTCGTCTTTTTCGCCATTTTCGGCACCTCATTGTTGCCCGACATTCCTGATTTTAAAAAATGGATGGCTGCGGCAGGAGTGGTTTTTTTATTGATACTGGGATTGAATAACCTGGTGAGGGGGCAACCTAAAATCGCTTATCCGCAAACGCGTTTCGGCAATTTGCTTTACTATTTTACAACCGGTTTCCTGCTGAATGGATTAAATCCCGTCAATTTTATAAGCTGGGTAACCATCGCATCCTATATCCGTACCAATCTGCATTACGACCTGAACCAGGTGATGCTGTTCTTTGCAGCCAGTGTCGTGGCCGTATTTCTGGTAGAAAGTGCGATCGCAGTGTTTGCACACAGGCTGAAAAGGATATTTACGCCCCGGGTGGTTACCATATTTAACAAAACGACAGGCGTGGTTTTTATCCTCATCGCCTGTCAGATCGCTTATGCTAATTTCCTGAAGTAA
- the trhO gene encoding oxygen-dependent tRNA uridine(34) hydroxylase TrhO, translating into MKPFRVILYYYYATIADTETYRDEHHLFCVENNLLGRIIIAPEGLNGTVSGTPEDCEAYMSYVRSDERFKDVQFKVEEHDQVAFQKLHVRVKDEIVNSDLHVNPLVRTGKHLEPSEFKKLINDPDVVLVDMRSDYEHEVGKFKNAITFDMHNLRELPDHVHEIEHLKDKKIVTYCTGGIKCEKASAYLLDQGFTDVYQLHGGIIRYGLEEGGENFDGKCYVFDNRITVDVNSVNPTVISKCYICDEPCDRMINCANAECNTHVPVCHKCGEEMEGACSPECKAHPGKRTYDGSGYYVSQSNHYHPLQGLKSQKKNLKKMKLAQRTEPA; encoded by the coding sequence ATGAAGCCTTTCCGGGTAATTCTATATTATTACTACGCTACCATTGCCGATACTGAAACCTATCGCGATGAGCACCATTTGTTTTGTGTTGAAAATAATTTGCTGGGCAGGATCATTATCGCTCCCGAAGGACTGAACGGAACCGTTTCCGGCACGCCTGAGGACTGTGAGGCATATATGAGCTATGTCCGCTCTGATGAACGCTTTAAAGATGTACAGTTTAAAGTAGAAGAGCATGATCAGGTAGCGTTTCAAAAATTGCACGTGCGGGTGAAAGATGAGATCGTTAATTCCGATCTTCACGTGAATCCGCTGGTACGCACCGGCAAGCATTTGGAACCTTCCGAATTCAAAAAACTGATCAATGATCCTGATGTGGTGTTGGTTGACATGCGTTCGGACTATGAACATGAAGTGGGCAAGTTTAAGAACGCGATCACTTTTGACATGCATAACCTGCGCGAGCTGCCGGACCATGTGCACGAGATCGAACATTTGAAGGACAAAAAGATCGTTACCTATTGCACCGGCGGCATCAAATGTGAAAAAGCAAGCGCCTACCTGCTCGATCAGGGCTTTACGGACGTGTACCAGCTGCATGGCGGCATTATCCGATACGGACTGGAAGAAGGAGGCGAGAATTTCGACGGAAAATGCTACGTTTTTGATAACCGCATCACGGTGGATGTGAACTCGGTCAACCCGACGGTTATTTCAAAATGTTATATCTGCGATGAACCTTGTGACCGCATGATCAACTGCGCGAACGCGGAATGCAACACGCATGTACCGGTTTGCCACAAATGCGGCGAGGAAATGGAAGGCGCCTGCTCCCCCGAATGCAAGGCACATCCGGGCAAGCGCACTTATGATGGTAGCGGCTATTATGTAAGCCAGAGCAACCATTATCATCCGTTGCAGGGACTGAAAAGCCAGAAGAAGAATCTCAAAAAAATGAAGCTTGCGCAAAGAACAGAACCGGCTTGA
- a CDS encoding GNAT family N-acetyltransferase: MPSFTINHATVEDIPVIISVQEQTWEPTYRDILSKEQIDYMYEKIYSFESLKNQMTAAGHHFMILLNDGKPEGFASVSEDEPEKFKLHKIYVLPSTQGSGAGKYLLNETENYVRSVGGKVLALNVNKYNKAKTFYERMGFRVTGEKDIPIGPYWMNDFILEKELN; the protein is encoded by the coding sequence ATGCCATCATTCACAATAAATCATGCAACCGTTGAGGACATCCCGGTTATCATTTCAGTACAGGAACAGACCTGGGAACCTACTTACCGTGATATTCTTAGCAAGGAACAAATCGATTATATGTATGAAAAAATATACTCTTTTGAATCCCTGAAAAATCAGATGACCGCTGCCGGGCATCACTTTATGATCCTGCTCAATGACGGCAAACCCGAGGGCTTTGCATCCGTTTCGGAAGATGAACCCGAAAAGTTCAAATTACATAAAATATACGTACTTCCGTCAACCCAGGGCTCCGGCGCGGGGAAATATCTCCTGAATGAAACGGAAAATTATGTCAGGTCTGTTGGGGGGAAAGTCTTGGCCTTAAATGTGAACAAGTATAACAAAGCCAAGACATTCTACGAACGAATGGGTTTCCGGGTTACGGGCGAAAAAGACATTCCCATTGGTCCGTACTGGATGAATGATTTTATATTGGAAAAAGAACTGAACTAG
- a CDS encoding deoxynucleoside kinase has translation MHIAIIGNIGAGKTTLTQMLGEYYKWDVMYEAVEGNPYLADFYQDMDRWAFNLQIFFLNNRFAQVQKIKEATYSTIIQDRTIYEDAFIFARNLHESGVLAERDYQTYLLLFESIIRSVSQPDLLIYLKADIPKLVSQIKKRGRDFEADISTDYLTSLNRYYEDFVKTYDHGKILEIDVNEMDFAANPEDFESIVKQLNKELFYV, from the coding sequence ATGCACATAGCTATTATTGGTAACATCGGTGCCGGAAAAACTACGCTTACCCAAATGTTGGGAGAATACTACAAATGGGATGTAATGTATGAAGCGGTGGAAGGAAATCCTTATCTCGCTGATTTTTACCAGGATATGGACCGCTGGGCGTTTAATTTGCAGATTTTTTTCCTCAACAACCGTTTTGCCCAGGTGCAGAAGATCAAGGAGGCTACCTATTCTACCATTATTCAGGACAGGACGATTTACGAGGATGCATTTATATTTGCCAGGAACCTCCACGAATCGGGCGTGCTCGCAGAGCGTGATTATCAAACCTACCTTTTGCTCTTTGAATCCATCATTCGCAGCGTTTCTCAGCCTGATCTGCTTATTTATCTCAAAGCCGACATTCCAAAACTGGTCTCGCAGATCAAAAAGCGCGGACGTGATTTCGAGGCAGACATTTCAACCGACTATCTCACGAGCCTCAATCGCTATTATGAAGACTTTGTGAAAACGTATGATCACGGTAAAATACTGGAAATAGACGTGAATGAGATGGATTTTGCAGCAAATCCAGAAGACTTCGAATCCATTGTGAAGCAGCTGAACAAGGAGCTTTTTTACGTTTAG
- a CDS encoding GH3 family domain-containing protein, whose product MALVGSLLKKGIHFSNIVANRRKAGLHQQQKKTLAKLLAKARYTEFGEKYNFDELLSSILFGEKGAFYELYKRSVPIFDYNKIFNEWWHKSLEGEKDICWPGQIKYFALSSGTSEAATKHIPVTKAMSRAMQKTSIRQILSLGHYKDLPDDLYEKGFLMLGGSTNLNNQDKHFEGDLSGIQAKQIPYWFRPYYKPGEKIAAQKDWGLKLEEITKQAHEWDIGFIVGVPAWIQLLMEKIIAHHNVKTIHDIWPNLQVFAHGGVSFEPYRKGFEKLLARPLIYINTYLASEGFIAYQTRPGAQGMELVCDNGLFFEFVPFNEANFDSDGTLQANPETLMVDQIEEGKEYALLMSTCAGAWRYLIGDTIKFVDKAKGEIVITGRTKHYLSLCGEHLSVDNMNKAVDLVSDEMGLTVKEFTVCGVEYGTMFAHQWYIGVEEKDVDTELLKKKLDAKLAELNDDYAVERRHALQEVLVTVLPNQAFYDWMKSKGKMGGQHKFPRVFKNFLIDDWKGFLKSHGYLKE is encoded by the coding sequence ATGGCATTAGTAGGCAGTTTATTAAAAAAGGGCATTCATTTCAGTAATATCGTTGCAAACCGGCGAAAGGCGGGACTTCATCAGCAGCAAAAGAAAACGCTGGCAAAATTGCTTGCCAAAGCGAGGTACACCGAGTTTGGTGAAAAATATAATTTTGACGAATTGCTTTCGTCTATTCTTTTTGGTGAAAAAGGGGCATTCTACGAACTATACAAGCGTTCAGTCCCCATTTTTGATTACAACAAAATATTCAATGAATGGTGGCATAAGTCGCTTGAAGGCGAAAAGGACATTTGCTGGCCAGGACAGATCAAATATTTCGCATTGAGCTCCGGCACCTCAGAAGCTGCTACCAAGCACATTCCTGTGACCAAAGCCATGTCCCGGGCGATGCAGAAAACCAGTATCCGCCAGATACTCTCACTGGGACACTATAAGGACCTTCCCGATGACCTTTATGAAAAAGGTTTCCTGATGCTTGGGGGAAGTACAAATCTGAATAATCAGGACAAGCATTTCGAGGGAGATCTCAGCGGTATTCAGGCTAAACAGATCCCCTACTGGTTCCGACCTTACTACAAGCCCGGTGAAAAAATTGCGGCGCAAAAAGACTGGGGGCTCAAACTGGAAGAAATCACTAAGCAGGCTCATGAATGGGACATTGGGTTCATCGTAGGCGTACCCGCCTGGATCCAGCTTTTAATGGAGAAAATCATCGCCCATCATAACGTTAAGACCATTCACGATATCTGGCCCAATTTGCAGGTATTCGCTCATGGTGGTGTTTCTTTTGAACCTTATCGAAAGGGTTTTGAGAAACTGTTAGCCCGTCCATTGATCTACATTAATACTTACCTGGCGTCAGAAGGTTTTATAGCTTACCAAACGCGCCCCGGCGCTCAGGGGATGGAGCTGGTATGTGATAATGGTTTGTTTTTCGAATTTGTTCCTTTCAATGAGGCCAATTTCGATTCGGACGGAACATTGCAGGCCAATCCCGAAACCCTTATGGTGGACCAGATAGAAGAAGGAAAAGAATACGCGCTGCTCATGTCTACCTGCGCAGGGGCATGGCGTTACCTGATCGGCGACACGATCAAGTTTGTGGACAAAGCCAAAGGAGAAATCGTCATTACCGGCCGGACCAAACATTACCTGAGCCTCTGCGGAGAACATTTGTCGGTTGACAATATGAACAAAGCAGTCGATCTGGTTTCAGATGAAATGGGTCTAACCGTGAAGGAATTTACCGTTTGCGGCGTTGAATATGGCACCATGTTCGCGCATCAATGGTACATCGGCGTGGAAGAAAAAGACGTCGATACCGAATTATTGAAGAAGAAACTGGATGCCAAACTGGCGGAACTCAATGACGACTATGCGGTAGAGCGACGTCACGCATTGCAAGAAGTACTGGTAACAGTGCTCCCTAACCAGGCTTTTTATGATTGGATGAAATCAAAAGGCAAAATGGGCGGCCAGCATAAATTCCCGAGAGTTTTCAAGAACTTCCTGATCGATGACTGGAAAGGATTTTTGAAAAGCCACGGCTACCTTAAAGAGTAG
- a CDS encoding cation diffusion facilitator family transporter, with translation MQINQNKLKQRLILLSFIASIVLTSLKFFAYYITSSNAILSDALESIINVIASGFAFYSIYLSSQPKDRNHPYGHGKVEFFSAGFEGALIIIASLFISIEAVKRLMDPTPIQNLAQGSGFILFTILVNTAIGYKLLSEGKRVNSLALVADGRHLMSDSISSVMLILSVGLIMLTGYAWIDSVSSLFFGVFLAFNGFQLVSKSVAGLMDASDENLLEKVVQTLRDHKKPEWIDVHNLRAQQYGSDLHIDCHLTLPYYWELQKVHETIHNFENILKDSHSGETEIFVHADPCLYQCCYFCRIDNCPVRQHAFIQDIEWTAASLVKNEKLYNEARIHIQE, from the coding sequence ATGCAAATAAACCAAAATAAGCTCAAACAACGTCTTATCCTGCTGTCTTTTATAGCGAGTATTGTGCTGACAAGTTTGAAGTTTTTTGCCTATTACATCACATCTTCCAATGCAATCCTGAGTGATGCCTTGGAGTCAATTATCAATGTAATTGCCAGTGGTTTTGCCTTTTACAGCATTTATCTTTCGTCGCAGCCCAAAGACCGGAACCACCCGTACGGCCACGGAAAAGTTGAATTTTTTTCTGCCGGATTTGAAGGCGCGCTGATCATCATTGCCTCACTTTTTATCAGTATCGAGGCCGTCAAGCGTTTAATGGACCCCACTCCGATCCAGAATCTGGCGCAAGGTTCAGGATTTATCCTATTTACGATCCTGGTCAATACCGCCATTGGTTATAAGCTGCTATCGGAAGGTAAAAGAGTGAACTCACTCGCGCTCGTTGCGGACGGAAGACATTTAATGTCCGACAGTATCAGCAGTGTGATGCTCATACTAAGTGTGGGGCTGATCATGCTGACCGGGTATGCCTGGATCGATAGCGTATCATCGCTGTTTTTTGGCGTTTTTCTCGCATTCAATGGCTTCCAGCTGGTTAGCAAATCCGTGGCAGGCCTAATGGACGCCAGCGATGAGAATCTGCTCGAAAAAGTGGTCCAGACCCTTCGAGACCATAAGAAACCGGAATGGATCGACGTTCATAACCTCAGGGCGCAGCAGTACGGCTCCGACTTGCACATTGACTGCCATTTGACGCTTCCCTATTACTGGGAACTTCAAAAGGTACATGAGACGATCCATAATTTTGAAAACATCCTTAAAGACAGTCATTCGGGCGAAACAGAAATTTTTGTACACGCGGACCCGTGCCTGTACCAATGTTGCTACTTTTGCAGAATTGACAACTGCCCGGTCAGGCAACATGCATTTATACAGGACATCGAATGGACGGCAGCGAGCCTGGTGAAAAATGAAAAGCTGTATAATGAAGCAAGAATTCACATTCAAGAGTAA
- a CDS encoding sugar phosphate isomerase/epimerase family protein: MYFSRRDFIKQAGAAALAATTFTDLFAEPAAKKLWFDISLAEWSLHKALFAKKLTNLDFPELAKKEFGISIVEYVNQFFKDKAEDKAYLNDLIKRQKDNGVSAHLIMIDGEGGLGELDAAVRNKAVENHYKWVEAAKYLGCKTIRVNAFGKGSNEDIAKAAVEGLGKLGEFAKKTGINVIVENHGGSSSNGQWLSGVMKQVNLKNVGTLPDFGNFCITRKDGGCAESYDRYQGTQELMPFAKGVSAKTYDFDEKGNCIETDYNKILKIVKDSGFKGIAGIEYEGSKLSEYDGIKATKALLERVGPTV; the protein is encoded by the coding sequence ATGTACTTTTCCCGACGCGATTTTATTAAGCAAGCAGGAGCTGCTGCACTTGCTGCCACTACTTTCACTGATCTGTTTGCTGAACCTGCTGCTAAAAAACTTTGGTTTGACATTTCTTTGGCAGAATGGTCTTTGCACAAAGCTCTTTTCGCGAAAAAATTGACCAACCTTGACTTTCCTGAACTGGCGAAAAAAGAATTCGGAATCTCTATTGTTGAATACGTAAACCAGTTTTTCAAAGACAAGGCTGAGGACAAAGCCTATCTGAACGATTTAATCAAAAGACAAAAAGATAACGGTGTTTCTGCCCATCTGATCATGATCGACGGAGAAGGTGGTTTGGGAGAACTGGATGCAGCTGTACGTAACAAAGCTGTTGAAAATCACTACAAATGGGTTGAAGCTGCAAAATATCTGGGCTGCAAAACCATTCGTGTGAATGCTTTCGGAAAAGGCTCTAACGAAGATATCGCCAAAGCAGCAGTGGAAGGACTTGGTAAATTGGGTGAATTCGCAAAAAAAACCGGTATCAATGTAATCGTTGAAAACCATGGTGGTTCTTCGTCGAACGGTCAATGGCTTTCAGGCGTGATGAAGCAGGTCAATCTTAAAAATGTAGGAACACTTCCTGACTTTGGGAATTTCTGTATCACCAGAAAAGATGGCGGCTGCGCAGAATCTTACGACAGATATCAGGGAACGCAGGAATTGATGCCATTCGCAAAAGGTGTAAGTGCTAAAACTTACGATTTTGACGAAAAAGGAAACTGTATTGAAACTGACTACAATAAAATCCTGAAAATCGTAAAAGACAGCGGCTTCAAAGGAATCGCGGGTATCGAATATGAAGGAAGCAAGCTTTCAGAATATGACGGTATCAAGGCTACCAAGGCGTTGTTGGAACGTGTAGGGCCGACTGTTTAG
- the surE gene encoding 5'/3'-nucleotidase SurE: protein MKPLILVTNDDGITSKGIRTLVEAMQTLGEVIVVAPNSPQSGMGHAITIGEPLRLYSTHIFEGIVEYECSGTPADCVKLAKNYVLQDRKPDLVVSGINHGSNSSISVLYSGTMSAAIEAAIEGIPAIGFSLCDFREDADFSHAVPFIKSITETALKNGVPNGVALNVNIPPKTDLPIRGVRICRQAHAKWQEKFDYRVDPNGRGYLWMAGEFVNFDTEKEDTDVWALDNNYISVVPCQYDLTEYEAVKQLSTWDL, encoded by the coding sequence ATGAAACCCCTTATTTTAGTTACAAATGATGATGGTATAACATCAAAAGGAATCCGAACATTGGTAGAAGCCATGCAAACGCTGGGAGAAGTCATTGTGGTGGCGCCTAACAGTCCGCAGTCAGGAATGGGACATGCTATCACGATCGGCGAACCTTTGAGACTTTATTCCACCCATATTTTTGAAGGAATAGTAGAATACGAATGCTCGGGAACCCCGGCGGACTGTGTGAAGCTGGCCAAAAATTACGTGTTACAGGACCGTAAACCTGACCTGGTCGTGAGTGGTATCAATCACGGAAGCAACAGTTCTATCAGCGTGCTGTATTCGGGTACCATGTCGGCAGCGATTGAAGCGGCGATTGAAGGGATTCCGGCGATTGGCTTTTCCTTGTGCGATTTCAGGGAGGATGCTGATTTCAGTCACGCAGTCCCATTTATTAAGTCCATTACGGAAACAGCTCTGAAAAATGGCGTACCGAATGGCGTTGCACTGAATGTAAATATTCCCCCTAAAACAGACTTACCGATCCGGGGGGTGAGAATATGCCGGCAGGCGCATGCCAAATGGCAGGAAAAATTCGATTACCGGGTGGATCCCAACGGACGGGGCTACCTCTGGATGGCGGGCGAATTCGTCAATTTTGATACCGAAAAAGAAGATACCGATGTCTGGGCACTTGATAACAATTATATCTCGGTGGTCCCGTGTCAATATGATCTGACAGAGTATGAAGCAGTAAAACAGCTATCAACCTGGGATTTATAA